The window CGTCTGCTCGAAGCGGTCATGATCACCATGATCAAGGAAGGCCGCCGCGTCATGGCCAACCCGATGGACTACGAAGCCCGCGCCAACATCATGTGGGCAGCCATGATCGCCCAGAACAACTCGACCGGCGTTGGCCGTGCGCAGGACTGGGGCACCCATCACATGGACAATGAGATCGGCATCCTTTATGGCGCGTCCCATGGCGCTGGTCTGGCGCTCCTGTTCCCCTACTGGATGGAATACGCCATGAAGACCCAGGGCACCGAGCGCTTTGTGATGTATGCAAACCGCGTTTGGGGCTGCCAGATCGACTTTGAGCATCCGGAAGTGACCGCTATGGAAGGCATCCGGTGCTTCCAGCGCTTCATGAAGGATATCGGCATGCCCACCACCATCAGCGAGCTGGGTGGCAAGGAAGAAGATATCCCGAAGATGGTGGAAAACATGTTCCACGGCGCACCCAATCACGGCAACTTTGTCAAACTCACCCCCGAGATCGCCGCGGAAATTTACCGCATGGCGCTGTAATCCGGTTCTCTCCCCAAGGGACTCTCTCTTGTTTGTGTGAAGCGCCAGGGCCTGCCGCGGCAGGCCCTGGCCAATACCCGCCAAAATCCATGAAAGGGGTATGGGCATGAAATATTTCACCGAAATCGACGCCGTGGAAGGGCTGGAAGCGGTCGATGAGACCGACGGCATCATGCTGACCGGCGAAGAATGCCTGATGCGTACCGAAGCCCAGCGGCTTTTGATGCAAAGCCTGCTGCTCGATCCGCCCGAAACGGCGGACGATGCCCGTTTGGGGCAGCTTTTCCGCATCCAGACCCGGCTGTGGACCGAAAAGATCGCAGAATGCGCCCAAGTACAGCTGTGCATCCGCCTGCCCGACCGGCCGCTCGATGCCTTTCTGCCGGGCACCCCGGCCGAACGGTCCCGCCTGGCTGCGCATCTGTCCCGTCCGGACGACTGGGTGAATGACCGCATCCAGACGCTGCACGCCATCAATCCCGACCTCAGCTGCCGCGGCTGCCGGATGATGATCGCCAATCCCCTTTTGTTCCAGACCTTTCTGCACGCGCTCTTCGAGACCGCGCAGGGCTGCGGCGTGACCCGTCTGTCCATTCTGCTGCCCTTTGTCGCCGACAGCCAGGAGGTGGTCTATCTCAAGGGCATCCTCGACGGTTATGCCCAGACCTACGCCATCGCCTGCACGCTCGGCATCGAAATCGCCACCCCACGCGCGGCCTGCATCGCCGGGGTACTGCTGGGTGGGCTGATTGGCCTACTTTGCGGCAAGCGGCTCACCCCCCGGTATCAGGATACGCTCATGCAGGCCACCGGCCTGTGTATTTTATTTGTCGGCATCGGCGGCACGCTGGAAAAAATGCTGACCGTCCAAAACGGCAAGCTCACCAGCGGCGGCACGGTCATGATGGTGCTGTGCTTTGCGCTCGGCTCGCTTTTGGGTGAAATGGCCAACCTGGAAGGCCGCATCGAACAATTCGGCGCCTGGCTGCGCCAAAAGACCGGCAACGCCAAAGACCCACACTTCGTCAACGCCTTTGTGACCACTTCGCTGACCATCTGCATCGGAGCCATGGCGGTTGTCGGCTCCATTCAGGACGGCATTGCCGGCGACTACTCGACTCTGGCGCTCAAGGCAGTGCTCGACATGCTGATCGTCTGCGTCATGGCCGCATCGCTCGGCAAAGGCTGTCTGTTTGCCGCCATCCCGGTCGGTTTGTTTCAGGGCTCGATCACGCTGCTTTCCCGGTTTTTGCAGCCCATCATGACCCAGCCCGCGCTGGACAACCTGTCGCTCACCGGCTCCATGCTGATCTTCTGTGTGGGCGTCAATCTGATCTGGGAGAAAAAATTCAAACCCGCCAACATGCTGCCCACCATTGTGGTGGCAGTCATCTGGGCCTGGATGCCCTGGGCATAAACCAAAGGGGACGCCGAGTACGGCGTCCCCTGTTTTGTTATTTGATGATTGCCAGCAGTTCGCCCGCCTTGACCTCGGTATTTTCCGAAACCAGAAGGCTTTCCACCCGGCCATCGACACGTGCCACGACCGAAGTTTCCATCTTCATTGCTTCGATGACCAGCAGGACCTGGTTTTGTTCGACCTCGTCGCCTTCGTGTACCAGTACACGCGATACCATACCGCACCGAATCCATGCACGGAGCCGGCTCTCCGCAGGCGCAGCGCATCATGATCGCGCGCCAGGGCAATATCCAAGGCAAAAAACAACTGGCCAAGGACATTGCCGGTATCACCGACTGATTTTTGCTCCCATCTTTCTCAATCCCATTTCCATAATTTCTTTGGCTTCCGGCAGGTTTTGTTCTGCCGGAAGCGCCCCTTTTCAGCGTCATGGTCTGGCAGAAAAAAAGCAGCCTCCCAACTTGGGAGGCTGCCTTGCCGGACGCCTTTACTCGCCCTGCAACAGAGCAGGAATATCGATCTGATACCGCTTGATACGGTATTGCAAATTTTGACGGCTCATATGCAGCACACGGGCGGTTTCTGAGATGTTGCCGTGATGCTCCCGCAGCGCTTTGCAGATCGCGCTGCGCTCGATGCCTTTGATGGTATGCGACAGCGACGGCCCGGATGCAGCCGGCGGCGGCGCAACCGGTGCGGCAGGCGCCGCATCAATGTGCCGGGGCAAATAGTCGGGCGTGATCGTGCAGGCATCGTCGGGCAGGATGTTCATGGCGTGCTCGATGGCATGCTGCAATTCGCGCACGTTGCCCGGCCAGGCATAGCCCTGGAAGATGTGCAGAGTCTTTTCATCAATGCCTGCCACATTGCGCACGAGTTTTTCGTTGCATTGCATGATAAAATGCTTGACCAGCAGCGGGATATCCTCCCGCCGTTCGCGCAGGGGCGGCACATTGATATTCACGACCCCGAGCCGGTAAAACAGGTCCTGCCGCAGCTTGTCCTCGGCAATGGCCTGATACGGCGGGATATTGATATTGGACAGCACCCGCACATCCACCTGGATTTCAGACGCCCCGCCCACCCGGCGGATGACGCCGTCCTGCAAAACGCGCAGCAGCTTGGACTGCAAACTGATGTTCATGGAATTGATTTCATCGAGCAGCAGGGTGCCCCCATTGGCCTGCTCAAACAGGCCCGGCCGCCGCTCCGCACCGGTATAAGCCCCTTTTTCGGTGCCGAACAGCAGGCTTTCCAGCAAATTTTCCGGAATCGCCGCGCAGTTGATGGCCAAAAACGGTCCATCTGCCCGCCGGCTGGCGTTGTGGATGCTCTGGGCAAACAGCTCCTTGCCGGTTCCGGTCTCGCCGTAAATCATCACCGAAGATCCGGTCTTGGCCACCTGCCGGCACTGGGCCACTACGCTGCTCATGGCCGGACTGATGGAAATGATATCAGTAAAGTGAT of the Intestinibacillus sp. Marseille-P6563 genome contains:
- a CDS encoding DUF554 family protein, whose protein sequence is MKYFTEIDAVEGLEAVDETDGIMLTGEECLMRTEAQRLLMQSLLLDPPETADDARLGQLFRIQTRLWTEKIAECAQVQLCIRLPDRPLDAFLPGTPAERSRLAAHLSRPDDWVNDRIQTLHAINPDLSCRGCRMMIANPLLFQTFLHALFETAQGCGVTRLSILLPFVADSQEVVYLKGILDGYAQTYAIACTLGIEIATPRAACIAGVLLGGLIGLLCGKRLTPRYQDTLMQATGLCILFVGIGGTLEKMLTVQNGKLTSGGTVMMVLCFALGSLLGEMANLEGRIEQFGAWLRQKTGNAKDPHFVNAFVTTSLTICIGAMAVVGSIQDGIAGDYSTLALKAVLDMLIVCVMAASLGKGCLFAAIPVGLFQGSITLLSRFLQPIMTQPALDNLSLTGSMLIFCVGVNLIWEKKFKPANMLPTIVVAVIWAWMPWA
- a CDS encoding biotin/lipoyl-containing protein, with protein sequence MVSRVLVHEGDEVEQNQVLLVIEAMKMETSVVARVDGRVESLLVSENTEVKAGELLAIIK
- a CDS encoding sigma-54 interaction domain-containing protein; this translates as MRYQEIMETLSECRLGAVLIAEDSTIVSVNAMGDRLLHGQGKLPGTRLQDLAAPLCEESEEVRYASVAFGEYLLRCPSPAAEDLPEGCRLVVFRAADKDACHDMLMNVINQISESVILCDADSRIWLLNDAAVKMDSIVTQDVLGNGISNVYATRDGSELIVPQTIRDKQIKRNVRQYYTTRYGKDVDIVASSYPIVQNGQVLGGFSIMEDWSTVDSLHKQIIDLQEKLTDRRAGTRGKSALSAKYHFTDIISISPAMSSVVAQCRQVAKTGSSVMIYGETGTGKELFAQSIHNASRRADGPFLAINCAAIPENLLESLLFGTEKGAYTGAERRPGLFEQANGGTLLLDEINSMNISLQSKLLRVLQDGVIRRVGGASEIQVDVRVLSNINIPPYQAIAEDKLRQDLFYRLGVVNINVPPLRERREDIPLLVKHFIMQCNEKLVRNVAGIDEKTLHIFQGYAWPGNVRELQHAIEHAMNILPDDACTITPDYLPRHIDAAPAAPVAPPPAASGPSLSHTIKGIERSAICKALREHHGNISETARVLHMSRQNLQYRIKRYQIDIPALLQGE